In Haliaeetus albicilla chromosome 18, bHalAlb1.1, whole genome shotgun sequence, one genomic interval encodes:
- the SLC66A3 gene encoding solute carrier family 66 member 3, which produces MAPALLALAHWSTWAVCAVIKLPQLAAVLAARSARGVSVGSLLLELAGFLVFLRYQIYYGYPLQTYLEYPIIIAQDVILLLFILRFSGNMKRALFYAVILGGGWYMLTLRKWIIDLAMNLCTLISAASKLAQLRCLWQTKDSGQVSALTWSMSTYTCATRIVTTVMTTNDLAVLIRFITMLILNIWVTATILHYRKTKKTD; this is translated from the exons ATGGCGCCGGCGCTGCTGGCCTTGGCCCACTGGAGCACCTGGGCGGTGTGCGCCGTGATCAAGCTGCCGCAGCTGGCGGCGGTGCTGGCCGCCAGGTCGGCGCGGGGGGTCAGCGtgggcagcctgctgctggagctggccGG CTTCCTTGTGTTCCTGAGGTACCAGATCTATTATGGTTACCCTCTGCAGACATACCTGGAATATCCCATCATCATTGCacaag atgtCATTCTCCTTTTGTTTATTCTGCGTTTCAGTGGAAACATGAAACGAGCTTTGTTTTATGCAGTCAT actgggggggggctggtaCATGCTAACACTGCGGAAGTGGATAATAGACCTGGCCATG AATTTGTGCACACTCATCAGTGCAGCCAGTAAGCTGGCTCAGCTGCGGTGCCTCTGGCAGACAAAAGATTCTGGACAAGTGAGCGCCTTGACCTGGAGTATGTCTACATATACCTGTGCAA CAAGAATAGTTACAACTGTAATGACTACGAATGATCTCGCAG ttCTCATCCGTTTCATAACCATGCTTATTCTCAATATTTGGGTCACAGCCACAATCCTTCACTACAGGAAAACTAAAAAGACTGATTAG